A region of Arabidopsis thaliana chromosome 5, partial sequence DNA encodes the following proteins:
- a CDS encoding Haloacid dehalogenase-like hydrolase (HAD) superfamily protein (Haloacid dehalogenase-like hydrolase (HAD) superfamily protein; FUNCTIONS IN: hydrolase activity; LOCATED IN: cellular_component unknown; EXPRESSED IN: 24 plant structures; EXPRESSED DURING: 15 growth stages; CONTAINS InterPro DOMAIN/s: Pyrimidine 5-nucleotidase (InterPro:IPR010237), HAD-superfamily hydrolase, subfamily IA, variant 3 (InterPro:IPR006402); BEST Arabidopsis thaliana protein match is: Haloacid dehalogenase-like hydrolase (HAD) superfamily protein (TAIR:AT5G02230.2); Has 2207 Blast hits to 2204 proteins in 462 species: Archae - 6; Bacteria - 693; Metazoa - 0; Fungi - 141; Plants - 199; Viruses - 0; Other Eukaryotes - 1168 (source: NCBI BLink).), with amino-acid sequence MAYEEHFQQTSEAKYDCLLFDIDDTLYPLSSGLAMEVKKNIQEYMVQKLGIEEDKVQELCLSLYKIYGTTMAGLKAVGYDFDYDDFHRFVHGRLPYSTLKPDPILRNIILSLPIRKVFTNADKAHAAKIIARLGLEGCFEKIISFETLNPITKTESPVDTKTREIFDIISYMANPDSSIELPKTSVVCKPSEGAFEQVFKMANINPKKTLFFDDSIRNIQTGKRVGLHTVWVGTSHREEGVDIALEHIHNIREALPQLWDAVDDKAKEIRTRQKVAIETIA; translated from the exons ATGGCGTATGAGGAACACTTTCAGCAAACTTCTGAAGCTAAATATGATTGTCTTTTATTTG ATATAGATGATACTCTTTACCCTCTCAGTTCTGGTTTGGCCATGGAAGTGAAAAAGAACATTCAAG aATATATGGTTCAGAAACTTGgtattgaagaagataaagtcCAAGAACTTTGCCTTTCCCTTTATAAAATCTATGGAACTACTATGGCTGGTCTCAAG GCTGTGGGTTATGACTTTGATTATGACGATTTCCATCG TTTTGTTCATGGGAGATTGCCATACTCAACACTGAAGCCTGACCCAATTCTGAGGAATATTATTCTTAGCTTGCCTATTCGGAAA GTTTTTACGAATGCAGACAAGGCTCATGCAGCCAAGATTATTGCCAGGCTAGGCCTAGAGGGCTGCTTTGAGAAAATCATATCTTTCGAGACTCTGAACCCCATCACCAAAACTGAATCTCCTGTTGATACCAAAACCAGAGAAATCTTCGACATAATCAGTTACATGGCAAATCCTGATTCAAGCATTGAACTTCCAAAGACTTCTGTTGTATGCAAACCTTCTGAAGGAGCATTCGAACAGGTTTTCAAGATGGCCAACATCAATCCTAAGAAGACA TTGTTCTTCGATGACAGCATCCGCAACATTCAAACTGGGAAGCGCGTTGGTCTCCACACCGTATGG GTTGGGACCTCACACAGAGAGGAAGGAGTAGATATTGCATTGGAGCATATTCACAACATACGTGAAGCTCTTCCTCAACTATGGGATGCTGTTGATGACAAAGCCAAGGAGATTAGAACCAGGCAAAAGGTCGCCATTGAAACCATTgcttaa